DNA from Mesorhizobium sp. DCY119:
GGATCTTGGTCAGCTTTTCCTTGTTCTCCGGCTTGATGAGCTCTTCGACCGTGCCCTTGGGCAGCGCGTCGAAAGCTTCGTTGGTCGGAGCAAAAACCGTGAACGGACCCTTGCCCTGCAAGGTCTCGACCAGGCCGGCAGCCTTGACGGCGGCAACGAGCGTGGTGTGATCCTTCGAGTTTACCGCGTTCTCGACGAT
Protein-coding regions in this window:
- a CDS encoding fasciclin domain-containing protein, translated to MRRFTSTILAGAVALSALATVAYAENPKVGGAAMFEDKNIVENAVNSKDHTTLVAAVKAAGLVETLQGKGPFTVFAPTNEAFDALPKGTVEELIKPENKEKLTKI